A portion of the Cucurbita pepo subsp. pepo cultivar mu-cu-16 unplaced genomic scaffold, ASM280686v2 Cp4.1_scaffold000209, whole genome shotgun sequence genome contains these proteins:
- the LOC111784473 gene encoding extensin — protein MLPFNSLLFLTLLLLISPSSSSAAVRRLDDTPTDPTVKCSPCEQNPPSPPPPPPVYPSPPPPSPPPPDVVIYYSPPPPPKKDHKNNDCPPPPSPNFMYITGPPGDLYPIDQNYNAAARRLVSAAASAVIGLAVAGVLMT, from the coding sequence ATGCTTCCTTTCAattctctcctctttctcACCCTCCTCCTTCTAATCtccccctcctcctcctccgccgccgttCGCCGCCTCGACGACACCCCCACCGACCCCACCGTCAAGTGCTCCCCATGTGAACAAAACCCCccatctcctcctcctcctccaccggTCTACCCCTCCCCTCCGCCGCCCTCTCCTCCACCGCCGGACGTCGTCATCTACTACTCTCCTCCTCCCCCCCCTAAGAAGGATCACAAGAACAACGACTGcccgccgccgccgtctccCAACTTCATGTACATAACCGGCCCTCCCGGCGACCTCTACCCCATCGACCAGAATTATAACGCTGCCGCCCGGAGACTCGTCTCCGCCGCAGCCTCCGCCGTGATTGGGTTGGCTGTTGCTGGGGTTCTGATGACGTAA